From the genome of Callithrix jacchus isolate 240 chromosome 7, calJac240_pri, whole genome shotgun sequence, one region includes:
- the AKIRIN1 gene encoding akirin-1 isoform X1, producing the protein MACGATLKRPMEFETALLSPGSPKRRRCAPLPGPTPGLRPPDAEPPPPPFQTQTPPPSLQQPAPPGSERRLPTPEQIFQNIKQEYSRYQRWRHLEVVLNQSEACASESQPHSSALTAPSSPGSSWMKKDQPTFTLRQVGIICERLLKDYEDKIREEYEQILNTKLAEQYESFVKFTHDQIMRRYGTRPTSYVS; encoded by the exons ATGGCGTGTGGGGCGACGCTGAAGCGGCCCATGGAGTTCGAGACAGCGCTGCTGAGCCCCGGCTCCCCGAAGCGGCGGCGCTGCGCCCCTCTGCCAGGCCCCACTCCGGGCCTCAGGCCCCCGGACGccgagccgccgccgccgccgtttCAGACGCAGACCCCACCGCCGAGTCTGCAGCAGCCCGCCCCGCCCGGCAGCGAGCGGCGCCTTCCAACTCCGG agcAAATTTTTCAGAACATAAAACAAGAATATAGTCGTTACCAGAGGTGGAGACATTTAGAAGTTGTTCTTAATCAGAGTGAAGCTTGTGCCTCAGAAAGTCAACCTCACTCCTCAGCACTCACAGCACCTAGCTCTCCAG GTTCCTCATGGATGAAGAAGGACCAGCCCACCTTTACCCTCCGACAAGTTGGAATAATATGTGAGCGTCTCTTAAAAGACTATGAAGATAAGATTCGGGAGGAATATGAGCAAATCCTCAATACCAAACTAGCAG AACAATATGAATCTTTTGTGAAATTCACACATGATCAGATTATGCGACGGTATGGGACAAGGCCAACAAGCT ATGTGTCCTGA
- the AKIRIN1 gene encoding akirin-1 isoform X2 yields MACGATLKRPMEFETALLSPGSPKRRRCAPLPGPTPGLRPPDAEPPPPPFQTQTPPPSLQQPAPPGSERRLPTPEQIFQNIKQEYSRYQRWRHLEVVLNQSEACASESQPHSSALTAPSSPGSSWMKKDQPTFTLRQVGIICERLLKDYEDKIREEYEQILNTKLADVS; encoded by the exons ATGGCGTGTGGGGCGACGCTGAAGCGGCCCATGGAGTTCGAGACAGCGCTGCTGAGCCCCGGCTCCCCGAAGCGGCGGCGCTGCGCCCCTCTGCCAGGCCCCACTCCGGGCCTCAGGCCCCCGGACGccgagccgccgccgccgccgtttCAGACGCAGACCCCACCGCCGAGTCTGCAGCAGCCCGCCCCGCCCGGCAGCGAGCGGCGCCTTCCAACTCCGG agcAAATTTTTCAGAACATAAAACAAGAATATAGTCGTTACCAGAGGTGGAGACATTTAGAAGTTGTTCTTAATCAGAGTGAAGCTTGTGCCTCAGAAAGTCAACCTCACTCCTCAGCACTCACAGCACCTAGCTCTCCAG GTTCCTCATGGATGAAGAAGGACCAGCCCACCTTTACCCTCCGACAAGTTGGAATAATATGTGAGCGTCTCTTAAAAGACTATGAAGATAAGATTCGGGAGGAATATGAGCAAATCCTCAATACCAAACTAGCAG ATGTGTCCTGA
- the AKIRIN1 gene encoding akirin-1 isoform X3 produces the protein MACGATLKRPMEFETALLSPGSPKRRRCAPLPGPTPGLRPPDAEPPPPPFQTQTPPPSLQQPAPPGSERRLPTPGSSWMKKDQPTFTLRQVGIICERLLKDYEDKIREEYEQILNTKLAEQYESFVKFTHDQIMRRYGTRPTSYVS, from the exons ATGGCGTGTGGGGCGACGCTGAAGCGGCCCATGGAGTTCGAGACAGCGCTGCTGAGCCCCGGCTCCCCGAAGCGGCGGCGCTGCGCCCCTCTGCCAGGCCCCACTCCGGGCCTCAGGCCCCCGGACGccgagccgccgccgccgccgtttCAGACGCAGACCCCACCGCCGAGTCTGCAGCAGCCCGCCCCGCCCGGCAGCGAGCGGCGCCTTCCAACTCCGG GTTCCTCATGGATGAAGAAGGACCAGCCCACCTTTACCCTCCGACAAGTTGGAATAATATGTGAGCGTCTCTTAAAAGACTATGAAGATAAGATTCGGGAGGAATATGAGCAAATCCTCAATACCAAACTAGCAG AACAATATGAATCTTTTGTGAAATTCACACATGATCAGATTATGCGACGGTATGGGACAAGGCCAACAAGCT ATGTGTCCTGA